The Salvelinus sp. IW2-2015 linkage group LG32, ASM291031v2, whole genome shotgun sequence genome includes the window TAACACAAGATAATCTTATGATGCCGTCAGTCAGAGAGAAGAATGTGCTCCCCAGATTAGAATTCATTTGATTTCCTGAAACATAAAGTCAAATGTGTTATAGTAACATTGCAATGACCACATATTGTTTCCTAATATTTTGTCAGACAAAAAAGTGAAAGGTAAATTATGATATGCTAATGATTCAAAGACAGACACTGTTTCTAATTAAAAGTGAACTAAagctttatttaaataataaaatgtattttctacaCAGAAGTCCTACAAAATACTGCACTAGTGCAGTCTCATTTGAGTCAATATCAATGCCCAGTTTCTTAGTCTCTCTCTGGTGCTAACCCTGGGTCAGTTTGGGGTTTTACCTCTTCATAGATGTTGATGTGACTGGGGTGTGAACAGCTGATCTGAAAAGAGGGATTAGACGCCTATTGGCGATGGCTCATCCTCCTCGGGTAGTTTGGTGAGAATATCCACACCGTCAGTGGTGATGACTACTGTGTGTTCAAACTGGGctgacctgaacacacacacacatacaggttaaGCCGGGGTATCAGTGACACTTTGGGCTATAACCCTTTATGTCAGTCGTATGAAGGCTGTCAGTGGCCTACCTCTTGTCGTCTGCAGACACTGCTGTCCACTTGTCCTTCAAGATTCTGAACTCTGACGATCCTTCCATCAATATGGGCTCTGCATACACAGATTTAACATTAaaaggatacttcgggattttggcacaATGAMTGGAAGTCTacgggtatctgctagcatgctagtagatacccatagacttcccgTCATTGCGCTAACACGAGACAGCATTGGctctacctctaacttccttcatactggatgtaGAGACATAAAAACTGCattcatgagttcatctgactctggggaagtagataaagggcctcattggggcagcaggtagcctagtggttaaagtgttggacttgtaaccgaaaggttgcaagatcgaatccccgagcagatAAGGTCAAATCTgcctttctgcccctgaacaaggcagttaacccactgttcctagtccgtCATTGWaaataagaatttgttcttaactgacttgcctagttaaataaataaaKRWKAAATAAGGCAAAATCCTGACGTATCCCTTTAACACACCTGCAGCTAGATACACACACTCCTATTCATCATAAGATGCAAAATTCATCATACTGGCTTTatgtctgtattttgaaagttatatatcttcaaacttgactgctgacatgctaaacattttgggactatatcaacattGGACTAACTCCACCctaaaacaaataccaaaagattgttttagggtggagttttcctttaacatATACACTGACAGACATAGGACATGTAACTGACCTATAGTGAAAGCCATCCCTTCATCCATGGTCATATCATTGGTATTAGCTGTCAGATAAATGAGAAAGTGATATTTAGGTCCAATATACTataggtagggttgcaaaattcctggaTCTTTCAATAAATTCCCCAGTTATGCAGAAATCCGGGTTGGAGGagtctggatttcctgcttattcctacAACTGGGATTTCAGGAAAACCAGAGAGTTTATTAAAAGTTCCTGTAATTTTGCAACCCTAWCTCTAGGTAATGGTGAATGAGTGGACCATATAAAACTGTAGGATTGCTGTGAGATACCAACTCTTACCATGGTGCCAGATCTCAGGATGGCAATGGAAGTAGGAGCCTATGCCATGCCCAATGAAGTCGGGACACACATGGAAACCATTGGAATGGGCTATTTCACTGTCGGAGGAAGAGAGGGCCAGTAGATTATACTAAACAACAAaggggttggttgtgtgtgtgtgtgtgtgtgtgtgtatgtacctgaTAGTGTTACCTATAACACACAGTGGAGCCCCAGGTTTACAGGCAGCAATGGCCTCATCTCTACACTTCCTGGCTGTCTTCACTAGCTTTAGCCCCACCTCGTCCACACAGCCAATCAGGAACGTCTCTGAAGTGTCACCATGGTAACCCTCCAGATAGACCTGGTGAATGGGGGAGGGGGATCAGGAAtgtggattgtgcatgtgtgtgtgcatgaagaGGGATAAAACTCACGTCACATCAACGTTGATAATGTCTCCATCTTGTAGTTGCTGGGTGTCAGGTATGCCATGGCAGACCACGTTATTGACCGAGGTGCAGACTGATTTGGGGAAAAGGCCCCCAGATCTTTCAGTTGCGGGAGGGGTACGCGTTGTGACGGAATCGTCTCCTGGTGGACGATGAAAATCTATCTCGTCTGTCATCATGCCAATCTGGGGTCAGAGATAAAAGCTATGACTTTATTAACTTGTAATGTCGCAAgcaaagcaggcaggcaggcagcaggcaggccagagacagacaggacagggacagacagacagacagacagacagacagacagacagacagacaggacagacaggacagaacagacagacagacagacagacagacagacagacagacagacagacagacagacagacagacagacagacagacagacagacagacagacagacagacagacagaccagacagagcagacagaccagacagacagacaagaacagacagacagacaggacagacagacagacaggacagacagacagacagacagaccagacagaacagcagacagacagacagacagacagacagacgacagacagacaggacagacagaacagacagtaacagacaacaggacagacagacagacaacagacaagacagacagacagacagacagcagtacgcagaggacagacagacgacagacagacagacagacgacagacagacgacggacagacacgacagacagacaggacaggacagcagaATCATGACAGACAGATCAGAAGACAtacggacagacaggacagaagcagacaagacagacagacagcagacagacagagagacagacaggacgacagcgagacagacagacagacagacagacagacaggacaaacagacagagacagaccagacagacagacagacagaacgacagtaCAGAAGAcgaagacagaccagacagacagacagaacaggacagacagaccagacagaagagcagacatacagacagcagacaagcgacagacagacagacaagcagacagacagcagacagacagacaagacagacagcgacagacagacagaacagacagacatgacagacagcagagacgacagaacagaacagacagacagagagacagacagacacacacacacacactcacacacacacaccacacacacaccacaaccacacaccacaccacacacaccacacacacacacacacacctttgagaCTGCGTCCGGCCAGCAGCAGTATCTGTCTGGCTAGCTGGCAGGCTCTGGTCAGGCCTGGATTGCTCCTGGTCTTTGATCTCTATGTAGTCTGGCCAGTCTGGGACCTGACCACTGTTCACATAGTCAGGCCTCAGGATGTgctatagacagacagagaaagagagagagagagacagaaaggagagcgagggagaaagagagaggagggggaagagtgagatggagaaagggggggggagagggcagaggacaGTCATTTTATTGTATCACAAGGGCTGTGTTTGAGAGCATCAAAACTGTGATATATCATGGGTCAAttgtgattgactgactgatctacaaatcatatTGAGTAGTTATTCATGATGCaaagtgatttgtagatcagtcagtctcgACTCGCCTTTCAAGTCAGCTGCAATGTTGAACGCGCCCAATGCATGAGGTAAGTGATCCATTGTAACTTGGGCAGTGACTGGCAGAGCGAGAAATGTGATGTATTGTGGGATATTGAGTACATACTGTACCTACCTTGGGCACTGAATAGGCTGGTCTGACGACAGCCGGACTGACTACACTGTGAGAGCTCTTCCACTTCCTCCAGAAGAACTGCCGGTGCTGCTGGGATTGGACACCCCAGGGTGAGCCACACCCCCACAGTCCACACACCCTCTGGAGGAAACCCCCCAATCCtggaaagagacagacacacatacagataatcaGACTGAAAAGGAAACGAAGCACCTAAATTGCCATTATGAAAATTGCTAAACAGTAGATCACTTTTTTACtttaaacccacacacacacacacacacacacacacacacacacacacacacacacacacacacacacacacacacacacacacacacacacacctctcctctagTACATGATCACCTAATAGTACTGCTTGTGGGTCTTTGTGGAGTATTCCAGTGGTACACTCCCACCAATTACAGAGCGAAGATAATATTATTAGCCAATAAGGATTAATGTAGTCAAAATATAACTATGACACGGCAGACATCTATATGGCTCTGGACTACAGACAGTCATTCCATTATAGACTCTCTGAGAGGGTTCTAATAGAAAGTAATATCTTTAAATATTAGCTCGTCCACTCATGGTTTGCCGGCAGCTTAACTAATTGATCAGTCACATGTGAAAATCAGGTGACTTTGACACTGATTGATTTGACTCAATATGACATGTAAAGGCCTATATTAATCAACTCAAAGCAAATTGAGACAACATTTGCAAACGTCAGCTTAGCCCAGAAACTGATCTAAGGATAGTAAATCTGGTTTCCACCCTAATGGcaaaggttaggattgggggaagaGTACTAATCCTAGATCTTTCGTCAAGGGCCACTTATACAAGGTGCAGACACGACAGGCGCCCCACGTTTGTTTACATCCGCAAAAGACAGCACCCACCTGACAGGCCGTCAAGCCTGCCAATCCCATAGGTCTAAAGTCTGTCCAAATGAGACATGTAGTTTTATTTCAATTACACAACTGTCAGTATAGATTACAGCTGTCAACCTCACGTTATGAAACACGCGTCCTCTGATCAGTGTAATCAGTGTAATGCTTTTCAAAGGTTGTCATCTTTTAATTTGAAGTTCTATTAGAAGCATTGTTTTCATATCGCTCATTCGCCATCTTCGGATCAACATATGTTGGTGGTTATCTGATTATTGACTTATTCGCGAATTCTTACCTGCTCTTGATAGAAGTTTAGCACCACTGGGCGCCGCCATATTGTTTGTAGTGGATGATCACATTACATTGCGTCATGGATTGGATTTGCATAGATTCACTCAGAGCCATAAAATGATGTTCAagacaagcaagcacacacacatatttttggAGGGAAATGCCATMATTTAGTCCATCTCCCAGTCGAATGTATTGACCAATCAAATATTGAATGTCTTACGAGAGAAATACGATCTATTCCTTCTTCGAGGAGGAGGTTTaatggcggttggcatccaacaaatgttgcattaccgcaaCCTACTGGACTGGAGTAAAAACCCCATATACCTTGCTTGaatttttatttgatattttataagtaaaacaaataccctaccatctaatactacactcacaaaaaaaaattgtggcctacagcctgaaaggatgggataccaccacttaacacaccctgtaactcttctgatgtcaaatcTCGCACACACAAATACCTTGAATgcatctctgcagctgccaccacaacctctcttttctgtgacttacgctccatccctgcagtacagttgataactatTACGATAAATGCCAAAAATCCAATCTtgctgaaacatatatcacttgttggtttaTCCCTCTCTAccggtacagatctactactcacaccactcctctcggGATCTCTCCctcttgacccatcttcctctactttcttcactggcTCAGCATATGACATTTTCTGCattactctaaccctggaaacctcaacctgcctctctcgcaagggacatttctgatcccagGCCCCATGGGCACCCTTGcaataccactactttccccaatgctacaaattcctttgtctcatgcccttctgcacacttctcacacctaggaacctccctcctacacactgctgccacatgcccataagtgtgacacctgtaacaacgtaatgtattcggcacaaagctcatacaggataacttatatatcctaacatcactttgttgggcaaagactcaacatcaaaactcaaaagaacagacaatgactcttctgtttcaccactcacgccaccctgtctgcgtcgcaccaaacggcaAGCATCGCAAACACCgtgaatcttccccttcagttggtcagctTTCACATTTACCCCTACCCCAGtgatcactcctttcaatggcacaCTTTCcttgacagcaacacaattaaaatCTCCTTCCcccatttgtttaacactgagTTCCTGcaccctctgaccagcagaatcacaaacaattatcacaagatctcttctggttaccctcaccgattccacagcacccaactcggttttcacccaccctgaaaccacaMATGAATCAGCCAGAAGGCAAGGGTCCATTTTTTCCtaaaacttcactcctactgtcagagactcatctttatcctaaCCCTTGTTGCATACCTCCGATAACTTCActacacctaccacctccgataacttcaccacacctaccacctccgatacttcaccacacctaccacctccgataaCTTCACTACACCTACCACCTCCAAtacttcgccctcattcacttccatttctcctcctgtcttaaactcactctgcttacactttctaccattcttctttaacaagccATCTCCCTTTTGTTCGCCATTTTGAACtaactcaagctcaccctcttcctctctctctctcttagacctcctctgcctctattTTTTCCTCCAYtcctccgtattccaagtataAGTCTACTGCATTTCTCCTGACATACTTCTTGTTCTTGCCTTGTCAAGGGACGCTATTTAACCAGCTGTCACGGGATGTAGCgctcaacagtgcatcccacttGTAAAGCCTACAATCTATTCCAGAGGCTCATCAGCTTTTTATAGAGTGCAAAAGCATGTTCCTTCGCTTACGGCCATACCAGCCTGAATACGCCCAATCTCGTCCGATGTCAGAAGCTTTACAGGGTCGGGCCTGGTAAATACTTGGATTGGAGACTGCCTGGGAATTCCAGGTGCTGTAAGGTTTTTGTCCAGTAGGGTGTACTGGTCTCGGGTATTATAAAGGAGCAACTGATGAGCCTTTTATTCATAACAGTAAAAATATTATGATGTTGGTCTGTCCTGCTGATGTCAAAACCAAAAATGATTGGTAATTTAGGCTAGAATTACCAGTGAGGATATCAATTTAGGGTTCAAACAGCAGGATCAACACCTCAGTATCAGGTCACCATGTGAGTGAAGAGGTTGGTGACCACCAATAGCAGGCCTACTTGTCACATATTGCTTTATCCTCTCTAGTGAGTTAACAAAAGTCGCCAACAagcattttctttttaaatgttgtttgttGGGATTATTTCGCCTACACATAAATCACTTTTTCCCTAACATTTGACAGATAAAAATGAAAACTGTTCAGTAAAACAATAATTTTCACCCTTTATCATCATTCAGATAAATAAGATCCATTAAACTAACCCCCAAGGGCTTTCAACCACTATTAGACTACTACTACACAGGATCTTGGTCAGTATAGGCCTACAGAGGACAGTATTTCCCTCTATAGCAGTCAGCACAAACATTAGTTACAATTTGTAACACATAGACAAGACCAACTAGAAGTGTACAATGAGAATGTAGGACAACAACCCTGTTCTTCTCACTTACAGACACCTCGACAAGGTTAGAAAGACACCACTAGTTCTACTGAAAatatcttttttttctactggCAATTACTCAAGTCAAATATTGGCCTCGCCTTCCAAAATCCTGTCTATTTTACTTACTTCCCCAGGCTTAGGAACTACTGAGAAAAGCTTTGGTTTCTGAGGATAGTCAAACATTAAACTGCATGCTGTGTAGCAGAAACATAATTTGTAAAGTGATCAACCAAAGAAAAAGCATCTCAGCTGTGCTctttttggatgtgtgtgtgtgtgtgtgtgtttgactgtttgACCCTACAAACATTGCGTGAAGACCATTATCAACAATACTCTGGATGTTTGTCAGCAGGAAACCTGTATAGCCTTCTATTCTACAGTCTCTGCCAAGAGGTCTAGATCTAGAACTTTAtggcacaggagagagagagcgagaaagggagagagagagagagagagagagagagagagagagagagagagagagagagagagagagagagagagcgaggtgagAGCAGGGAGAGCGGAAGAGGCtaggggaagagagcgagagaggagaggagagcgagagaggcgagagagagagagagagagagagcgagagaggagaggagagaggaagagagagaagcgagagagagagcgagaaagagagcgagagaaagagcgaggagagagagacgaggaagagagcggagagagaggagagagcgagagagagagagagagagagagagagagagagcgagagagagagcaaaagagagagagagagagcgagagagagagcgagagagaggacgagaggagcgaagagagagcgagagagagagagagagagagagagagagcgcaagaaagagaaagagaagggcagTAGCTACATATGAGGACATTggagtctcaacttactgttgagagttataacagtagaatacacaaggtgcaatttcgaacaTGGTTGAACACAGCAGCTTTCCACTTAttatatgtcactcactgacGGTCACTCAGTTAGCCCATGTcagtagttagtctagccagctatctaaacttataGTAATCATGTTTGAATTACCGACTGGGCACGCATGGCACATGcaggaaattcactttaaaactccccccccaaaaaaatgtctgctaaCAGATCAATAAACTCAGACCCTAGCTAtggccttgagagagagagatggactcaaatgggaaatatatacaagaaaatatactttttcccaaacacataGTGTAGAAACTTTAGTGTCCAAATAACCAGCGCGTCCTAGACCTtttgtctgaggaccaactagggtcacccagccacataataattcacacaggcacaaacaactTGAGAatacagcaggaaagggtggccacagcactcaagggattGATTGAAAAAGTTtcctactttccccaatgcacaagtggttatctccaccctgctaccacgaaaagacttccaccctgctaccatacagcgggtaaacgcaagtattACCCGTGACCGTGCCTCAAAACCACAAGTTTACCtgacccaccactccaccctggacttgaacagcctctatgaccaggtccacctctacaaggcagcagagcGCACCTTCGCCAGGACCCTAAAGGACATCGCCCTCAACCacagccccaacacttcacacaggagcaacagatcaacaaacaccccgcccagaccagcgagacactctcccagacctgcgggaccccccctaagacctacacatagaggacccacgccgagaggacctacaataccagtcaaaagtttggacacaaagtTTGGACAAAaacaaggggttttctttatttttactattttctacattgtagaataatagtgaagacatcaaaactatgaaataacacatatggaatcatgtagtaacccaaaaagtgttaaacaaatcaaaatgtattttatatttcatattattcaaagtagccaccctttgccttgatgacagctttgcacactcttagcattctctcaaccagcttcatgaggaagctcctggaatgcatttcaattaacaggtgtgccttgttaaaataatttatttccttcttaatccgtttgagtcaatcagttgtgttgtgacaaggtaggggtggtatacagaagatagccctatttggtaaaagatcaagtccattttacagcaagaacagctcaaataagcaaagagaaaacgacagcccatcattactttaagacataaaggtcagtcaatacggaacatttcaagaacttttaaagtttcttcaagtgcagtcgcaaaaaccatcaagtgctgtgatgaaactggctctca containing:
- the metap1d gene encoding LOW QUALITY PROTEIN: methionine aminopeptidase 1D, mitochondrial (The sequence of the model RefSeq protein was modified relative to this genomic sequence to represent the inferred CDS: inserted 2 bases in 1 codon; substituted 1 base at 1 genomic stop codon) produces the protein MCVCLFPGLGGFLQRVCGLWGCGSPWGVQSQQHRQFFWRKWKSSHSVVSPAVVRPAYSVPKHILRPDYVNSGQVPDWPDYIEIKDQEQXPGLTRACQLARQILLLAGRSLKGIGMMTDEIDFHRPPGDDSVTTRTPPATERSGGLFPKSVCTSVNNVVCHGIPDTQQLQDGDIINVDVTXVYLEGYHGDTSETFLIGCVDEVGLKLVKTARKCRDEAIAACKPGAPLCVIGNTISEIAHSNGFHVCPDFIGHGIGSYFHCHPEIWHHANTNDMTMDEGMAFTIEPILMEGSSEFRILKDKWTAVSADDKRSAQFEHTVVITTDGVDILTKLPEEDEPSPIGV